One Mixta gaviniae genomic window carries:
- a CDS encoding Flp family type IVb pilin — translation MDDLILKSSMMVANGMGILRNKLIAQLKKEDGVTAIEYAVIAVAISGMLLAVFGNGKESFITAITDKFSTLSENIKDTVDSTPAP, via the coding sequence ATGGACGATCTTATACTAAAGTCATCAATGATGGTGGCGAACGGCATGGGTATATTACGCAATAAACTTATTGCGCAGCTGAAAAAAGAAGATGGCGTAACTGCGATTGAATATGCGGTTATCGCCGTGGCGATCAGCGGCATGCTGTTAGCGGTATTTGGCAACGGTAAGGAAAGCTTTATCACCGCGATTACCGATAAATTCAGTACGCTAAGCGAAAATATTAAAGACACAGTCGATAGCACGCCTGCGCCCTGA
- a CDS encoding type II secretion system F family protein, with translation MKSIFLLVIIAAAIFFFIVAHRIFSTRRVVMVSGSRQARLQQMLMNQKEEGERKRFSVKELARRLGKSAYSTFYGKSRADLIKNILLPPGLTMIVAVLNHLYLSLPAHWVMVVTLSCFYLGYAKILVTKRKKLFLIEFGEALITFNGAISSGRTFLQAMADFSVMRKSMLAEEFGVISRRLNMGESPDRVFTDSWSRYPYREYYFFIVAVLLNINSGGRLKEVLAKLQKTIASNIAMESKMLSMTSEMRMAAKITGAIPFVFLLLLKFISPENFNFIFETESGHMLIYYLLGSELAGIVVLKFLMRNI, from the coding sequence ATGAAAAGCATTTTTTTACTGGTTATCATCGCTGCGGCCATCTTTTTCTTTATTGTTGCGCACCGCATCTTCTCGACGCGCAGGGTGGTGATGGTTTCCGGCAGCCGCCAGGCGCGTCTGCAGCAGATGTTAATGAATCAAAAGGAAGAGGGGGAGCGCAAACGCTTCTCCGTGAAGGAGCTGGCGCGGCGGCTCGGCAAAAGCGCCTACAGCACCTTTTACGGTAAAAGCCGCGCGGATTTAATTAAAAACATCCTGCTCCCGCCGGGGTTGACGATGATCGTCGCAGTGCTGAATCACCTCTACCTGTCGCTGCCGGCGCACTGGGTAATGGTGGTCACGCTAAGCTGCTTTTACCTGGGCTATGCGAAGATTCTGGTGACGAAGCGGAAAAAGCTTTTTCTGATCGAGTTTGGCGAAGCGCTGATTACCTTTAACGGGGCGATCTCTTCCGGGCGTACCTTTCTGCAGGCGATGGCGGACTTTAGCGTCATGCGCAAAAGCATGCTGGCGGAGGAATTCGGCGTCATCAGCCGCCGTTTGAATATGGGCGAATCACCGGACCGGGTGTTTACCGACTCCTGGTCGCGCTACCCCTATCGCGAATATTATTTCTTTATCGTCGCGGTGCTGCTGAATATTAACAGCGGCGGCCGATTAAAAGAGGTGCTGGCAAAGCTGCAAAAGACCATCGCCAGCAATATTGCGATGGAGAGCAAAATGCTGTCGATGACATCGGAAATGCGTATGGCCGCCAAAATTACCGGCGCCATCCCGTTTGTTTTCCTGCTGCTGCTTAAATTTATCAGCCCGGAAAATTTCAATTTTATTTTTGAAACCGAGTCGGGGCATATGCTGATTTATTATCTGCTGGGTAGCGAACTGGCCGGTATAGTAGTGCTGAAATTTTTAATGAGGAATATCTAA
- a CDS encoding MdtA/MuxA family multidrug efflux RND transporter periplasmic adaptor subunit → MNASRRTSKKILLLILIALGAVAAYFLWPRGDGGAENGQPAGGQTQQRGKGGRRAMPLAPVQAATAQTQSVPQYFSGLGTVTAANTVTVRSRVDGELKAIHFQEGQQVKAGQLLAEIDPRPFQVALTQAQGQLARDQATLANARRDLARYEKLAKTRLVSQQDLDTQRALVSETLGTLKADEGSVASAELNLSYSRITAPIDGRAGLKQVDIGNYITSGDTTGLVVLTQTHPIDVLFSLPENTIQAILQAQKAGQPLPVEAWDRSNSTLLTQGELLSLDNQIDATTGTIKLKARFSNEDDRLFPNQFVNARLKVNTLHDAVVIPTAALQMGNEGNFVWVVNSDNKVSKKSVTPGLQDSQKVVISAGLDAGERVVTDGLDRLTEGATVEVVAPQSTPLSDTKATQPAKGDRAKGDRG, encoded by the coding sequence ATGAATGCCTCACGCCGTACCTCGAAAAAAATTCTGCTGCTTATCCTGATCGCGCTGGGCGCCGTCGCCGCTTATTTCCTGTGGCCGCGCGGCGACGGCGGCGCTGAAAACGGGCAGCCTGCGGGCGGACAAACGCAGCAGCGCGGCAAAGGCGGTCGACGCGCAATGCCGCTGGCGCCGGTGCAGGCAGCCACCGCACAGACGCAAAGCGTGCCGCAATATTTTTCCGGGCTCGGCACCGTCACCGCCGCCAACACCGTCACGGTGCGCAGCCGCGTCGACGGCGAGCTGAAGGCGATCCATTTCCAGGAGGGGCAGCAGGTAAAAGCGGGCCAGCTGCTGGCGGAAATCGACCCGCGGCCTTTCCAGGTGGCGCTGACGCAGGCCCAGGGGCAACTGGCACGCGATCAGGCGACGCTGGCCAACGCGCGCCGCGATCTGGCGCGCTATGAAAAACTGGCGAAAACCCGCCTGGTTTCACAGCAGGATCTCGATACCCAACGCGCGTTAGTGAGCGAGACGCTCGGCACCCTCAAGGCGGACGAAGGCAGCGTCGCCAGCGCCGAACTCAACCTGAGCTACAGCCGCATCACCGCGCCTATCGACGGCCGCGCCGGCCTGAAGCAGGTAGATATCGGCAACTATATTACCAGCGGCGATACCACCGGCCTGGTGGTGCTAACGCAGACGCACCCGATCGACGTGCTGTTCAGCCTGCCGGAAAACACCATTCAGGCGATTCTTCAGGCGCAAAAAGCGGGCCAGCCCTTGCCAGTCGAAGCCTGGGATCGCAGCAACAGCACGCTGCTAACGCAGGGCGAACTGTTAAGTCTGGATAACCAGATAGACGCCACCACCGGCACCATCAAACTCAAGGCGCGCTTCAGCAATGAGGATGATCGCCTGTTCCCCAACCAGTTCGTCAACGCGCGTCTTAAGGTCAATACGCTACACGACGCGGTAGTGATCCCCACCGCCGCCCTGCAGATGGGCAACGAAGGCAATTTCGTCTGGGTGGTCAACAGCGATAATAAAGTCAGTAAGAAAAGCGTGACGCCAGGATTGCAGGATAGCCAGAAAGTGGTGATCAGCGCCGGGCTGGATGCGGGCGAGCGCGTGGTAACCGACGGCCTTGATCGTCTGACGGAAGGGGCGACGGTGGAAGTGGTGGCGCCCCAGTCGACGCCGCTTAGCGACACAAAAGCGACCCAGCCGGCCAAAGGCGATCGCGCGAAAGGAGATCGCGGCTGA
- a CDS encoding TadE/TadG family type IV pilus assembly protein — protein sequence MATLRQKIRDEQGVISLEFAFIFPVFILLFFMIYEVNRYVFISTAIDLTLSEAARETARASEEKSINYPALFQKNIAQQRYLWSMFIEPEKLTVSVSFCSTLKQAVNQQCSKSISEKKVLAIYQANYQYRPLLFNINIPAVEKLINNLRSGLNRKLVYIQESQIYVS from the coding sequence ATGGCAACACTACGCCAGAAAATCAGGGATGAGCAGGGCGTTATATCGCTGGAGTTCGCGTTTATTTTCCCGGTCTTCATTCTGCTGTTCTTTATGATTTATGAGGTAAACCGCTATGTGTTTATCTCCACGGCTATCGATTTGACCCTATCCGAGGCCGCCCGGGAAACGGCGCGCGCCTCTGAAGAAAAATCCATTAACTACCCGGCATTATTCCAGAAAAATATCGCACAGCAGCGCTATTTATGGTCAATGTTTATCGAGCCGGAAAAACTGACGGTATCGGTAAGCTTCTGCAGTACGCTAAAACAGGCGGTTAATCAGCAATGCAGCAAAAGCATATCTGAAAAGAAAGTGCTGGCCATCTATCAGGCCAATTATCAGTACCGGCCACTGCTATTTAATATCAATATCCCGGCCGTAGAGAAGCTGATAAATAACCTGCGATCCGGCCTTAACCGTAAGCTGGTCTATATACAGGAATCGCAAATTTATGTTTCGTAA
- a CDS encoding PLP-dependent aminotransferase family protein, with product MNCLNAMAPTKRTSVKQSIIEDVSNMISGGVLNKGDFLPSIRSMSEKYHISRGSVVMAYKALESLGYIVGRERVCYQVVGNTLQKGLSAVRPPDSPASDVAPVADESDDSPDTDICRKLERQDGALPGHFARKWFAALPAGKTLAVSSAQHQAELRAVKESFCRVIRMSRGTQIDAQNMLLLPGQQEAILLLAQYGKLHSPHPSVVLEDPCSPKVVQLFTSLGYNIIRARVNAGGMDISSLPDRPVDFIYTSPTHQFPSGATMSPQRRVALLQWAERHNALIVENDSCALLGFGSDITPTLSASYPNSRIIYLSTTAELSGSNVNLSFVIAPEEMLSSLVQLKKLLFSEVQPMISGTLSLFLNSNHFIKFLSKNLQLRRQKYQLALAGLQRAIDDPAVWGQPQAGFFSFADKNRAIAPEVIKNHFFDLALFYAHAGRHQDKRYIYPLAAFSLEHIEKINQKLAT from the coding sequence ATGAACTGCCTCAATGCAATGGCGCCGACCAAAAGAACCAGCGTTAAGCAATCCATTATTGAAGATGTCAGTAATATGATTAGCGGAGGCGTGCTGAATAAAGGTGATTTTCTGCCTTCTATCCGTTCGATGAGCGAAAAATACCATATTTCACGCGGCTCGGTGGTGATGGCTTATAAGGCGCTGGAGAGCCTGGGCTATATTGTTGGCCGCGAACGCGTCTGTTATCAGGTGGTGGGTAATACGCTGCAAAAAGGTCTTTCCGCCGTTCGGCCACCTGACAGCCCGGCGTCAGACGTGGCGCCTGTGGCGGACGAGAGCGACGATTCCCCCGATACCGATATTTGCCGCAAGCTTGAACGGCAGGATGGCGCCTTGCCCGGCCATTTCGCGCGCAAATGGTTTGCCGCATTGCCGGCCGGCAAAACGCTTGCCGTCTCTTCGGCGCAGCATCAGGCGGAGCTGCGCGCGGTGAAAGAGAGTTTTTGCCGCGTGATCAGGATGTCGCGCGGTACGCAGATCGATGCGCAAAATATGCTGCTGCTGCCAGGGCAGCAGGAGGCGATTTTGCTGCTGGCGCAGTATGGTAAGCTGCATTCACCCCATCCCAGCGTTGTTCTGGAAGATCCCTGCTCCCCTAAAGTTGTGCAGCTGTTTACCTCGCTGGGCTATAACATTATTCGCGCCCGGGTTAACGCGGGCGGCATGGATATCAGCAGCCTGCCCGATCGCCCGGTCGATTTTATCTATACCTCGCCGACGCATCAGTTTCCTTCCGGCGCGACCATGAGCCCGCAAAGGCGGGTGGCGCTGCTGCAGTGGGCAGAGCGCCATAATGCGCTGATCGTGGAAAACGATTCGTGCGCCCTGCTCGGCTTCGGCAGCGATATTACGCCAACGCTCTCTGCCAGCTATCCTAATAGCCGCATTATCTATCTCTCCACCACCGCCGAGCTTTCCGGCAGCAATGTTAACCTCTCGTTCGTTATCGCTCCGGAGGAGATGCTTTCCTCCCTGGTCCAGCTGAAAAAGCTGCTGTTCAGCGAGGTGCAGCCGATGATCAGCGGCACGCTGAGCCTGTTCCTGAATTCAAATCACTTCATTAAATTCCTGTCAAAAAACCTGCAGCTGCGCCGCCAAAAATATCAGCTGGCGCTTGCCGGGCTGCAGCGTGCGATTGACGATCCGGCGGTGTGGGGCCAGCCTCAGGCAGGTTTCTTCTCCTTTGCCGATAAAAACAGGGCGATTGCGCCGGAGGTGATAAAAAACCACTTTTTCGATCTCGCCCTGTTTTATGCCCACGCCGGGCGCCATCAGGACAAACGTTATATCTACCCGCTGGCGGCTTTTTCACTGGAACATATTGAAAAAATTAATCAGAAGCTCGCGACCTGA
- a CDS encoding type II and III secretion system protein family protein, translating into MTGNYRLLMSRAGTALLLTLAFIFYSAAVCAETIYLAKGGARTIKMKDAIDTVFTTDPQTVDYNIISDREVVIYGVANGNGEVLIVQNDQTHSIKVVVDPLVGKLTQQIQDQFPGSRIDLKKVGEMYILSGSAADEESRDAIHQIVGDALGLKREVITTEITGDGNVKNNILKYMENVSFEKLQNRMTLPFANQVNVKLSIVEVNKSYTDSLGLEWGQNSGVGNFILSKLKFDAASLTTLIHGLQNESIARVLAEPNLSVLSGETADFLVGGEIPMVTSSINGVTVTYKEVGVRMLIAAKVENSSKIRLSLSQEVSNVDGQNLALNTSLPTLRSRKARTTIELADGESFVLGGLLSESDKESLQKIPFIGDIPILGALFRSTAANREKTELIMVATVNLVRPVSSAKIVYPSFQRSSLMQRFFNVDGIDNTQSGKEALLFLERGGFVY; encoded by the coding sequence ATGACAGGGAATTATCGTTTATTGATGAGTCGGGCCGGAACCGCTCTGCTGTTAACGCTGGCTTTTATTTTTTATTCCGCTGCAGTTTGCGCCGAAACGATTTATCTGGCCAAAGGCGGCGCCAGAACCATTAAAATGAAAGATGCCATCGATACCGTATTCACCACCGATCCGCAGACGGTGGATTACAACATCATCAGCGATCGCGAAGTGGTGATCTATGGCGTCGCCAACGGCAACGGCGAAGTGCTGATCGTACAAAACGATCAGACCCACAGCATCAAGGTGGTGGTCGATCCGCTGGTGGGCAAGTTGACGCAGCAGATTCAGGATCAGTTTCCCGGCTCGCGTATCGATCTGAAAAAAGTGGGCGAGATGTACATTCTTTCCGGCAGCGCGGCCGACGAAGAGAGCCGTGACGCCATCCATCAAATCGTCGGCGATGCGCTGGGGCTGAAGCGTGAAGTCATCACCACCGAGATTACCGGCGATGGCAATGTCAAAAATAACATCCTGAAGTACATGGAAAACGTCAGCTTCGAAAAATTGCAGAACCGTATGACGCTGCCCTTTGCTAATCAGGTCAACGTGAAGCTCTCCATTGTTGAAGTCAATAAAAGCTATACCGATTCGCTCGGCCTCGAGTGGGGGCAAAATTCCGGCGTCGGCAATTTTATCCTGAGCAAGCTGAAATTTGATGCGGCATCGCTGACGACGCTGATTCACGGCCTGCAGAACGAATCAATTGCCCGGGTGCTGGCGGAGCCGAACCTGTCGGTGCTGTCAGGCGAAACCGCAGATTTCCTGGTCGGCGGCGAGATTCCGATGGTCACCAGCTCAATAAACGGCGTCACCGTGACCTATAAGGAAGTGGGGGTGCGGATGCTGATTGCCGCTAAGGTGGAGAACAGCAGTAAAATCCGCCTCAGCCTGTCGCAGGAGGTCAGCAATGTCGATGGGCAGAACCTGGCGCTGAATACCTCGCTGCCGACGCTGCGCTCGCGCAAGGCGCGCACCACTATCGAACTGGCCGACGGCGAAAGCTTTGTGCTGGGCGGGCTGCTCAGCGAAAGCGATAAAGAATCGCTGCAAAAAATCCCGTTTATTGGCGATATCCCGATTCTGGGCGCGCTGTTCCGCAGTACGGCAGCCAACAGGGAAAAAACCGAGCTGATTATGGTAGCGACGGTTAATCTGGTGCGGCCGGTTTCCTCTGCAAAGATTGTTTATCCCTCGTTCCAGCGCAGCTCGCTGATGCAGCGTTTCTTTAATGTGGACGGCATCGATAATACCCAGTCCGGCAAAGAGGCGTTGTTGTTTCTTGAGCGCGGCGGCTTTGTTTATTAA
- a CDS encoding prepilin peptidase, whose translation MLLLSIALGVCFIWLSYTDIRYRKIKNQTVLAVAALSALLALQLYQEIFIAASLFILALGMPLSLLNIIGAGDIKLLAALALSLPADNVAMFILFTMLAGVPVLAGMMIFRIFSKNRRQCNTVPYGLAIAIGYVLTII comes from the coding sequence GTGTTACTATTATCAATCGCGTTAGGCGTCTGCTTTATCTGGCTTAGCTATACCGATATTCGTTACAGGAAGATCAAAAATCAAACGGTACTTGCCGTCGCCGCGCTCTCCGCGCTGCTGGCGTTACAGCTTTATCAGGAGATATTTATCGCTGCGTCATTATTTATACTGGCGTTGGGTATGCCGCTAAGCCTGCTTAATATTATCGGCGCCGGGGATATCAAGCTTCTGGCTGCGCTCGCGCTCTCCTTGCCTGCTGATAATGTGGCTATGTTTATTCTTTTTACGATGCTGGCGGGAGTGCCGGTTTTAGCAGGCATGATGATATTCAGGATCTTCAGTAAAAACCGCAGGCAGTGCAACACCGTTCCTTATGGCCTGGCGATAGCAATAGGTTATGTGCTGACTATTATTTAA
- a CDS encoding type II secretion system F family protein has protein sequence MAIRIIAVVMVMALALLIFSIMQKKQRQTLLHRSINIAQIATAEKNSIQQLKQHHEAELVLQKESGLLNLYRRIDGSLHYKMGLAGLLTAMVVGANFLFALEISRENLALFGIVILVAAIILPGMLRAAFVKRRVKKLSAELPWLVDLLAVSVQCGMTIDQAFVFLSQKMTGINPDFAPFLQRLVRRAEVGGLSPALKQFYQEIPGKETRMLCAMLEQSLQYGSSMYDQLIELSREIREVQLLTIEEHIGKLGAKMSVPLILFFMIPVVVIVAAPGVMRVLANV, from the coding sequence ATGGCTATACGTATTATTGCCGTTGTCATGGTCATGGCGCTGGCGCTGCTGATTTTTTCCATCATGCAGAAAAAACAGCGACAGACGCTGCTTCACCGCAGCATCAATATCGCGCAGATCGCGACGGCGGAAAAAAACAGCATTCAGCAGCTGAAACAACATCACGAGGCGGAGCTGGTGCTGCAGAAGGAGAGTGGCCTGCTGAACCTCTATCGCCGCATCGACGGCAGCCTTCATTATAAAATGGGCCTGGCGGGGCTACTGACTGCCATGGTCGTCGGCGCTAATTTCTTATTCGCTCTGGAAATCAGCCGCGAGAACCTGGCGCTGTTCGGCATTGTGATACTGGTCGCCGCTATTATTTTGCCCGGTATGCTGCGTGCGGCTTTTGTGAAACGGCGGGTGAAAAAGCTGAGCGCAGAGCTGCCCTGGCTGGTCGATCTGCTGGCGGTCAGCGTGCAGTGCGGCATGACCATCGATCAGGCCTTTGTTTTCCTGAGCCAGAAGATGACCGGCATCAATCCTGACTTCGCCCCCTTTCTGCAGCGGCTGGTGCGTCGCGCCGAGGTGGGCGGGCTAAGCCCGGCCCTGAAGCAGTTCTATCAGGAGATCCCCGGCAAGGAGACGCGCATGCTGTGCGCCATGCTGGAGCAGAGCCTGCAGTACGGGTCCTCAATGTATGACCAGCTGATTGAGCTGTCGCGCGAAATCCGCGAGGTTCAGCTGCTCACCATTGAAGAGCATATCGGCAAGCTGGGGGCGAAAATGAGCGTGCCGTTGATTCTGTTTTTTATGATTCCCGTCGTGGTGATCGTCGCGGCGCCAGGCGTTATGAGGGTTTTAGCCAATGTATAA
- a CDS encoding AAA family ATPase: MLLFTETGDKNKAPASSAVVATANPEMMEKIGEQLLLRSIESIIRCPYSLDNLDQFSFEGNPDYFIIDVENKTDAKHISDLLFLHAPRKAVKIAFGKNDSILLAEEFIKQDIFYLYYPNQLNNLGSILNNDKKLFSTSHEPVKISVVGCKGGVGTSSLSYHIAGEIARRRESGTLLVQGCGGSRNLDMIAKTAITHEVAKLQPHLFAISEDPEEKYHYGNPLFSNYDHIVFDISGYNAVDEQIETMLTHSDCILLVCNRDLSSIRMAKKLVESNQHLQSGSSGVKRLFLCFNQHYPKVNGAISPEEVNGLAGKRVDITIPYISVAGDPALLLTFTGKNKKTLDALTDLLLGKKAGTDKPKESRSLLGSLFRK, translated from the coding sequence ATGTTACTTTTTACGGAAACGGGCGATAAAAATAAAGCGCCGGCCTCTTCTGCCGTGGTGGCGACCGCCAACCCGGAAATGATGGAAAAAATAGGCGAGCAGCTGCTGCTGCGCAGCATAGAAAGTATTATCCGCTGTCCCTATTCGCTGGATAATCTTGATCAATTCTCCTTTGAGGGAAACCCCGACTATTTTATCATCGATGTGGAAAATAAGACCGATGCGAAACACATTTCCGACCTGCTTTTTTTACATGCGCCGCGCAAAGCGGTAAAAATCGCGTTTGGTAAAAACGACTCGATATTGCTGGCGGAAGAGTTTATTAAACAGGATATTTTTTATCTCTACTATCCCAACCAGCTTAATAACCTGGGCAGCATCCTTAACAATGATAAAAAGCTGTTTAGCACCAGCCATGAGCCGGTAAAGATTAGCGTGGTCGGCTGCAAAGGCGGCGTCGGTACTTCATCGCTTAGCTACCATATCGCCGGAGAAATCGCTCGTCGCCGGGAGTCGGGTACGCTGCTGGTGCAGGGCTGCGGCGGGTCGCGCAATCTGGATATGATCGCCAAAACCGCCATTACACATGAAGTCGCCAAGCTGCAGCCGCACCTGTTCGCCATTAGCGAAGATCCCGAAGAAAAATATCACTACGGCAATCCGCTGTTTAGTAACTATGACCACATCGTTTTTGATATCAGCGGCTATAACGCCGTGGACGAACAGATCGAGACGATGCTGACCCACTCCGACTGCATCCTGCTGGTGTGCAATCGCGATCTCTCCTCGATCAGGATGGCAAAAAAGCTGGTCGAATCCAATCAGCATCTGCAAAGCGGCAGCAGCGGCGTAAAGCGCCTGTTTCTCTGCTTTAACCAGCACTACCCCAAAGTTAACGGCGCCATCAGCCCGGAGGAGGTCAACGGGCTGGCGGGAAAACGCGTCGATATCACGATTCCCTATATTTCCGTGGCCGGCGATCCCGCGCTTTTGCTCACGTTCACCGGCAAAAATAAGAAAACGCTGGATGCCCTTACGGATCTGCTGTTGGGGAAAAAGGCCGGTACGGATAAGCCCAAAGAGAGTCGTAGTCTGCTCGGTTCGCTATTCAGGAAGTGA
- the tadF gene encoding tight adherence pilus pseudopilin TadF — protein sequence MFRNGRDLMRRLKQTLLSTRGSIYIEAAFILPLVVVILTASLEYGFYFAWQSKIERINYALSSVFRERGALYNTDETLSQAQANQLADLAAVMLGEQYRSQLCLTVESLSFQDNTKERKVALHQTFSVNGSRCPVVNTPLTQFAAMSPLTIRGRWLPLYQVTLSVPAPESTLHKLLNNIQVLPAWVTVSNVVLAR from the coding sequence ATGTTTCGTAACGGCAGAGACCTGATGCGGCGCCTGAAACAAACGCTGCTGTCGACACGTGGCAGTATTTATATTGAAGCGGCCTTTATTCTTCCGCTGGTGGTGGTGATTCTGACCGCTTCGCTGGAGTACGGTTTTTATTTTGCATGGCAAAGTAAAATCGAGCGTATCAATTACGCTTTATCCTCCGTGTTTCGTGAGCGCGGCGCGCTTTATAACACCGATGAAACCCTTTCTCAGGCGCAGGCAAACCAGCTTGCCGATCTGGCTGCGGTGATGTTAGGAGAGCAATATCGTAGCCAGCTCTGTCTGACCGTCGAGTCGCTCAGCTTTCAGGACAACACTAAAGAACGTAAGGTCGCGCTGCACCAAACCTTCAGCGTAAACGGCAGTCGGTGTCCCGTGGTGAATACACCCTTAACCCAGTTCGCCGCGATGTCGCCGCTGACGATACGCGGCCGCTGGCTCCCTCTCTATCAGGTTACCCTGAGCGTGCCGGCGCCAGAAAGCACACTGCATAAGTTACTGAACAACATCCAGGTACTGCCGGCCTGGGTAACGGTTTCCAATGTTGTTCTGGCGCGTTAA
- a CDS encoding aldo/keto reductase, with protein sequence MSQIETRQLGRSGIEVPALTFGGNVFGWTVDQDASFTLLDALVEKGLWFIDTADVYSRWAPGNQGGESETIIGNWLKKTGKRDKIILATKVGMEMSPEKTGLSANYIRQAVEDSLRRLQTDYIDLYQAHRDDDQTPLEETLKAFDDLIREGKVRAIGASNYSAARLTEALKVSEQNHLARYETLQPEYNLYDRQEYESGLEQVAQENGLGVINYYSLASGFLSGKYRRPEDASKSQRGQGVVEKYLNERGLRILQALDETAQARNVTPAQVALAWQIARPGITAPIVSATSLEQVDELVKAATLRLNLDEIDKLAQASRY encoded by the coding sequence ATGAGTCAGATTGAAACCCGTCAGCTGGGCCGCAGTGGCATTGAAGTGCCGGCGCTGACCTTCGGCGGCAACGTGTTCGGCTGGACCGTCGATCAGGACGCCTCTTTTACGCTGCTGGATGCGCTGGTGGAGAAAGGGCTATGGTTCATCGATACCGCTGATGTCTATTCCCGCTGGGCGCCGGGCAATCAAGGCGGCGAATCAGAGACCATCATTGGCAACTGGCTGAAAAAAACCGGCAAGCGCGATAAGATTATTCTGGCGACCAAAGTCGGTATGGAGATGTCGCCGGAAAAAACCGGGCTCTCTGCGAACTACATCCGTCAGGCGGTAGAGGATTCGCTGCGTCGCCTGCAGACCGATTATATCGATCTTTATCAGGCGCATCGCGATGATGACCAGACGCCGCTGGAAGAGACGCTGAAAGCGTTCGACGATCTGATCCGCGAAGGGAAGGTGCGCGCTATCGGCGCCTCTAACTATTCGGCGGCGCGCCTTACCGAGGCGCTGAAAGTCAGCGAGCAGAACCATCTGGCGCGTTATGAAACGCTGCAGCCGGAATATAACCTCTACGATCGCCAGGAATATGAGAGCGGGCTGGAACAGGTAGCGCAAGAGAATGGCCTTGGCGTGATTAACTACTATTCGCTGGCCAGCGGCTTCCTGAGCGGCAAATACCGCCGTCCGGAAGATGCCAGCAAAAGCCAGCGCGGGCAGGGCGTAGTGGAAAAATACCTCAACGAGCGCGGGCTGCGTATTTTGCAGGCGCTGGATGAAACCGCGCAGGCGCGCAATGTGACCCCGGCGCAGGTAGCGCTCGCGTGGCAGATCGCCCGTCCGGGTATTACCGCGCCGATCGTTAGCGCGACTTCGCTGGAGCAGGTCGACGAGCTGGTGAAAGCGGCCACGCTGCGCCTGAATCTGGATGAAATTGATAAGCTGGCGCAGGCCAGCCGCTACTGA
- a CDS encoding tetratricopeptide repeat protein: MYKRKINRCILIITLSCLLQGCQDGLLRGGKTYRVAENNEKVLTQAHNYSALIKLKRDELQKNEDPEVRLQLAQYYYLMKDYDASLYYLKKLLETQPGIEAYLLQSKNLAAQEKYPSALRFVDMALLKQRNHGEALNLKGVIQAETGNFKAALENFEQARNAFYHEENVVNNIAVIHILEKRYHTAVQLLLPIYLRGYQEEQLMHNLTFALVKTGDLNYAKQIVKQSGYKKNPGLLVAKLFRIQSQ; encoded by the coding sequence ATGTATAAGCGAAAAATTAACCGCTGTATTCTTATTATCACCCTGAGCTGTTTGCTGCAGGGCTGTCAGGACGGTCTGTTGCGTGGCGGCAAAACTTACCGGGTAGCGGAAAACAATGAAAAAGTGCTGACGCAGGCACATAACTATTCGGCGCTGATTAAACTCAAGCGCGATGAATTGCAAAAAAATGAAGATCCCGAGGTCAGGCTGCAGCTGGCGCAATATTATTATCTGATGAAAGATTACGATGCTTCGCTTTATTATCTGAAAAAGCTGCTGGAAACCCAGCCGGGCATAGAGGCCTATCTGCTGCAAAGTAAAAACCTCGCCGCACAGGAAAAATACCCAAGCGCACTGCGCTTTGTGGATATGGCGTTGCTAAAACAGCGCAATCATGGCGAGGCGTTAAATCTGAAAGGCGTTATTCAGGCGGAGACGGGAAATTTTAAAGCGGCGCTGGAAAACTTTGAGCAGGCGCGGAACGCTTTTTATCACGAGGAGAACGTGGTCAATAATATTGCGGTCATTCATATTCTGGAGAAGCGCTATCATACCGCGGTACAGCTGCTGTTGCCGATATACCTGCGCGGTTATCAGGAGGAGCAGCTGATGCATAACCTGACCTTTGCGCTGGTTAAAACCGGCGATCTTAACTATGCCAAACAAATCGTTAAGCAGAGCGGATATAAAAAGAACCCCGGTCTGCTGGTAGCGAAGCTGTTCCGCATTCAAAGCCAGTAG